The following proteins are co-located in the Tamandua tetradactyla isolate mTamTet1 chromosome 21, mTamTet1.pri, whole genome shotgun sequence genome:
- the ANKRD34B gene encoding ankyrin repeat domain-containing protein 34B, whose translation MDEGVEISRDGNSLIKAVHLSRLRLTRLLLEGGAYINESNDRGETPLMIACKTRHIDHQSVSKAKMVKYLLENNADPNIQDKSGKTALMHACLEKAGPEVVSLLLKSGADLTLQDHSSYSALVYAINSEDRETLKVLLSFCKAKGKEVIIITTAKSPSGRHTTKQYLNVPPAEIGGGHSPATCATPSEIDINTGSSPLPPSSETEMTLFGFRDLESSGSSDDPREPGSPVRKPALASHGPTLPQAPPWVKSNALLMSQNRVASLQEELQDISPEEELSYKTNGLALSKRFITRHQSIDVKDTAHLLRAFDQASSRKMSYDEINYQSFFAEGNQHCIENPVGQDPESNQTIFASTLKSIVQKRNSGANHYSSDSQLSAGLMPTTLEDGKALTGKKKILSPSPSLLSGSKELLENMPPGPLSRRNHAVLERRGSGAFPLDHSVTQSRPGFLPPLNVNPHPPISDINVNNKISSLFSCGQKMLMPTVPTFPKEFKSKKMLLRRQSLQTEQIKQLVNF comes from the coding sequence ATGGATGAAGGTGTAGAAATTTCAAGGGATGGAAATTCCCTGATCAAAGCTGTCCATCTCAGCCGGCTGCGCCTCACGAGGCTCCTGTTGGAGGGCGGCGCCTACATTAACGAGAGCAATGACCGGGGGGAGACGCCTTTAATGATCGCCTGCAAGACCAGACACATTGATCATCAGAGTGTTAGTAAAGCCAAAATGGTTAAATACCTGTTAGAAAACAATGCTGATCCCAACATACAGGACAAATCTGGGAAAACCGCCCTGATGCACGCTTGCTTAGAGAAAGCCGGTCCTGAGGTTGTTTCTTTGCTTCTGAAGAGCGGGGCTGACCTTACCTTGCAAGACCATTCTAGTTACTCAGCCCTTGTCTATGCGATCAATTCAGAAGATAGAGAGACCCTGAAAGTTCTGCTTAGTTTTTGCAAGGCAAAGGGGAAAGAGGTCATCATCATAACAACTGCAAAATCACCCTCTGGGAGACACACTACCAAACAGTACTTAAATGTGCCTCCTGCAGAAATAGGCGGGGGTCATTCCCCAGCCACCTGTGCAACCCCTTCGGAAATAGACATAAACACGGGCTCATCGCCACTTCCACCTTCTTCTGAAACTGAAATGACTCTTTTTGGCTTTAGAGATCTGGAGTCCTCAGGAAGCAGTGATGACCCCCGGGAACCAGGCTCCCCGGTGAGGAAGCCTGCCCTGGCATCTCATGGGCCCACGCTTCCCCAGGCTCCACCCTGGGTCAAGAGTAACGCCTTATTAATGTCCCAGAACAGAGTAGCCTCCCTGCAGGAGGAGCTGCAGGATATTTCTCCAGAGGAAGAATTGTCCTACAAGACCAACGGACTGGCCCTTTCCAAGAGATTCATCACTAGGCACCAAAGCATTGACGTAAAAGATACTGCACATTTGTTAAGAGCCTTTGATCAAGCCAGCTCAAGAAAGATGTCATATGATGAAATAAATTACCAGTCATTTTTTGCAGAAGGAAATCAGCATTGCATTGAAAACCCTGTTGGCCAAGACCCAGAGTCTAACCAGACAATATTTGCTTCCACCTTAAAAAGTATAGTTCAAAAAAGAAACTCAGGAGCAAATCACTACAGTTCTGATTCCCAGCTCTCAGCTGGTCTTATGCCTACAACTTTAGAAGATGGCAAAGCacttacaggaaagaaaaagatccTTTCGCCATCTCCTTCTTTGTTGTCAGGGTCCAAAGAATTGTTGGAGAATATGCCCCCAGGTCCCCTGAGCAGGAGAAATCATGCAGTTTTAGAAAGACGGGGTTCCGGAGCTTTCCCTTTAGATCACAGTGTTACCCAAAGCAGACCAGGATTTCTGCCACCCTTAAATGTAAATCCCCACCCTCCCATCTCAGATATCAATGTCAACAACAAGATTTCCAGTCTTTTTTCTTGTGGTCAAAAGATGCTGATGCCAACAGTTCCTACTTTCCCTAAAgaattcaaaagtaaaaaaatgttgtTAAGGAGACAGTCATTACAAACGGAACAAATTAAGCAATTAGTAAATTTTTAA